A window from Gottschalkiaceae bacterium SANA encodes these proteins:
- a CDS encoding class I SAM-dependent RNA methyltransferase: MEKIQLIATAPQGLEAVVKREILARGYRIIEVENGRILYEGDLTAIPDSNIWLRTADRIHVLMGEFTALTFDELYRRTRELPWEKWIPVTGKMHVKGKAQKSQLMSVSDCQSIVKKAIVDRMKEHHEIDWFEESGAPFSIQIALNNDRATLTMDTSGVGLHKRGYRQTQGEAPMKETLAAALVKLSVWRADRVLLDPFCGSGTIPIEAAMIARNIAPGLGRSFAAEEWPILDASVWKEAKRKAYQAIDYDTELKIYAYDRDPRMVEIAKENAIDAGVDDCIEFGVQEFDGVDIQEDYGVIITNPPYGVRLGEQQEVENLYRKMGLSFQQLTTWSKYIITGEERFERLYGIQAFRNRKLYNGRIRTYYYQYLGPKPVKSKEA, encoded by the coding sequence ATGGAGAAGATTCAATTAATTGCGACTGCGCCGCAAGGATTAGAGGCAGTTGTGAAACGAGAAATACTTGCGCGTGGCTATCGGATTATAGAAGTAGAGAATGGAAGAATTTTGTATGAAGGGGATCTTACAGCCATCCCTGATTCAAATATTTGGTTACGCACGGCAGACCGAATTCATGTTTTAATGGGAGAGTTCACAGCATTAACTTTCGACGAATTGTATCGAAGAACGCGTGAATTGCCCTGGGAGAAATGGATTCCAGTAACGGGCAAAATGCATGTGAAAGGCAAGGCACAGAAATCACAATTGATGAGTGTGTCGGATTGTCAGTCTATTGTGAAGAAAGCCATTGTGGATCGTATGAAGGAACACCATGAAATTGATTGGTTTGAAGAATCGGGCGCACCCTTTTCGATTCAGATTGCCCTCAATAACGATCGAGCGACTTTAACCATGGATACATCGGGTGTTGGACTTCACAAGCGCGGCTATCGACAAACGCAAGGGGAAGCGCCTATGAAGGAAACTCTGGCGGCGGCATTGGTAAAGTTATCGGTGTGGCGGGCGGACCGTGTGCTTCTGGATCCTTTTTGCGGATCGGGTACGATTCCTATTGAGGCGGCTATGATCGCAAGGAATATCGCACCGGGTTTGGGCCGAAGTTTTGCAGCGGAAGAGTGGCCAATATTGGATGCTTCCGTATGGAAAGAAGCCAAGCGAAAAGCCTACCAAGCGATTGATTACGATACAGAGTTGAAAATTTATGCTTACGATCGAGACCCACGCATGGTAGAGATTGCCAAGGAAAATGCCATTGATGCGGGTGTAGATGACTGCATTGAGTTTGGTGTTCAAGAGTTTGACGGGGTTGATATTCAAGAAGATTATGGTGTAATTATTACCAATCCACCATATGGTGTGCGATTGGGTGAACAGCAAGAGGTAGAAAACTTGTATCGCAAGATGGGTTTGTCTTTCCAACAGCTCACAACGTGGTCCAAGTATATCATCACAGGGGAAGAGCGTTTTGAACGACTTTATGGGATTCAAGCTTTTCGAAACCGAAAATTGTATAACGGACGAATTCGGACCTATTACTATCAGTACCTGGGTCCAAAACCAGTTAAATCAAAAGAAGCGTAA
- a CDS encoding class II SORL domain-containing protein, which yields MLKVQSGDWKGEKHVPIIHAPKSVKKGEAFELKVTVGDEIAHPNTLEHHIAWFKVYFVPTEGKFPVEIGNFEFRAHGEGGVFDEPHAATKVKLDGSGSFHVISYCNIHGIWESEADITVE from the coding sequence ATGTTGAAAGTACAATCCGGCGATTGGAAAGGTGAAAAACACGTTCCAATCATTCATGCCCCTAAATCAGTAAAAAAAGGCGAGGCCTTTGAACTAAAAGTAACCGTTGGCGACGAGATCGCACATCCAAATACTTTGGAGCATCACATTGCATGGTTCAAAGTATACTTTGTTCCTACAGAAGGTAAATTCCCAGTTGAGATCGGCAACTTCGAGTTCCGTGCTCACGGTGAAGGCGGCGTTTTTGATGAGCCTCATGCAGCAACAAAGGTTAAATTAGACGGCTCTGGCAGCTTCCATGTTATTTCTTACTGCAACATTCATGGAATCTGGGAATCAGAAGCCGACATTACCGTAGAATAA